tattaaataaatagattaacTTATTTGGTTTCGGTTTCTTGTAAAATGAAAGCAAAATGCCGGGGGATGggcttgaaataataaaatctatttacaGCCGCTCTGGAAAGTAAGTTAACGATCTTACGTTGAAACTTCCAGCGGAAGCGTTAGCTTACTTTCCTGGACGACTGTATGTACCAACTACTTTAGATTGCGTAAGttgcaaaaatgtacagtGACGCagtacttttttatttataatatatataaaaccactttttgttttgttccattttcctttttatttaaacggtATCGTTTTCACGCACTTGCTATATCTTTTAATAGATACTTTCtctaataatatacatattttatttttattacattttatattattcggacgatcaattagatttatctatttatttatttactttatcgtaatatattaGTAATGAAATGCCATTTTTTCCAGACTCTATTCGCGAGATTGAGTAACTTTCATCGTGACGACatcattgaaatgaaatatctctcTTCCAACGATGTGTTCGTGTCAGGTAGGACCTCTAACGAGAAAAACTATAAATTGACACAAAACATACAGAACTATGGTCGTCATGGATGAGAATGTCGTAGATCGATTGCATCCTGTACTCTTACATTCGCATACAAATTGGTAACTATCGCGTGGATAACGACCTCTATAACATTCGTTGTCAGCACTTCCCCATTTTGCACACTCGCGTATTATTATGTACTCGTgagaattcataaaataatctaaaaattatgTGATTAGTTTACGATTAGTTTACAATTTATCTTCTATATCGcaaagatatttctaaaagtaaagaaataatagtttaatgTACGTGATACGAGTGAAAGATAATGAAACTTTCaaaataacagaaagaaacaaattataataaataagaaaagaaatgtaaaagagaaattgtgaTTATCAACTTACATATGTACACAGCTTTACGACAAAATGCTTGTGACGAGGAGCATGGCTTCAAATATCTTATATCCGCCGTATTAATAGTGCAATCTGGATCCCTTTTACTGTTGCATTGATAACACGTAATAGCTTTCGATTCTTCTTATGCGTGTCAATAACGTATCAGATATGaatttacgtatataataaGATTAATACAAAGTATGATAGTATTAACATCATTAAtgaataacatattttatatagcaaTCTTCTTACGCGcttcttcatttttgtttgttatttatatttataaaacagaatataacaaaatttggaataaagaaacgtttgaaaatttttcctaCAATAGCCATAAAGAAAATCAAAACGATTAATAGAgcattaaagaaaatatgcaaaaagaAACTTATTCTAAAAGTATTGTTCGCTTTATTTGTGTAGTTTATTGCTTCAATTATACTAACAGtcagtatatatatgtttgcatTCTGCTTTATTCATGATTGATAAACATATATTCTGTTTTATCTACAATTGATAAACATGATATACCTTTTATGAAACTTACCTCTTTGgaatacaaataaaagcaacagTACATGTAATCCATTTACTTTTACATgcattttaaactttcttttgcgtttctatatttacaatttatttaacatttgttCACCAATTGtcaaattttctcaaattacaACCACTTTATCTAAATTACTGTGAcattatcttttattcgaCTATCGTAATATGTAGCTAAAAGTATGATGGGAATGAATATTGCTATTGagagtataataataataaataaatataataataataatgattggAAGGTTATATAAGCATACCTTGACAAATGTTAccgaaatggaaaatttattttctgcaCTTTTATCCACGTATTGCAACGCTTTACacaactttttatatattaacttATACAGTAATAAATATTGCCCGAGCGAAACAGAAAcaatcaatttaatttaacaatttttcactaactttgacataaaaatttagtaaataccTCTTAGAAGTAAACGTGACAAAATCAATACGTAGCTATTTTCGTGACGcgtggaaaaatttgttcctAAAGtgtctttaaatttaatttcatgcTCTCAATAAACAGTGTTACCACTACAGtcttaaaatacaaagaacTATAGAATAATGTGAGAAACTATAAAGtttcattgaaacaaaaataataatattagaaatattcaatttaaaaaggaGGATAgcttaatttattatagttttacatatttttaaagaataaattgaaactattataatttgaatctttatacaaaaaagTGTAATTATAACAATGTAGCTAAATAGTAAATTGcaaaatcttaaatattaatatttatatcataggATAGTTTCAATTCTTTTAGATGAAATATAAGATAACGTATTTGTTACTGTtacggaataaaaatttcacgtggaaaaatttgcaagtaaattaatatttgaaaattatttaaatgcttAATAAAGACGTAGAATTaaattcctattttatttcttacttgACGAGGTAATATCACgctaaagaaaaaatgtttgtgtggtataaatattcgtgtaatctcatttttaatataagtatatttaggtatattataacattgataatattatatatgaaatgtcTACAATTATCAATTGATTCAAATATGATgatgaaatgtataaatttgttaaatacttAGAAATAAGGCAACGTTGTTCTGTTGACAGCACGCGTTATATATATGCTAGTTGTTTTAAGGGAAATACGTATTTCATATTcaagatatgaaatatttatttcaatatcgttaTGTAAGACTATCGAATATGGATGAAAAACtttaactaaatatttatcatgCACACTATTTTATGTCCTTATATAAGTCCGatgtaaatacaaatactataaaaaagattttattttaagttttatgtttattaagaTACATGCGATATTTTACACAATACaaaagaaatgtatttcttaAACGACAGGTGAGTTAATAATGAAAGAGTGtcataagaaaaaattgtactgTATTTTACACCGTTTACaagatgtatttttattgtactgttatgtaattctatttattgaCACATGTTGAGACTGAAGTTTGTGCCTTTGAGTAGATTGGCCTAAGCAATGTGACCGATCTTCTACaacaaagtattaaaatatttataattcgtcTTAAAGATATTATGTAACttggaaattattcgaattattctATCTCTTAGAATGCATatagtttataatttatattatatttatttataatttatgatgcatataaatcattacacgtaaattcttgaaataacGTACAAAGATCGAGAAGAGTATTCGTTGGCAGTAACAGATTCCTCATTATTAGTAGAAAAGTGATCccattgttacatttttaaaagatttcagAATACTTATCACTTAGAACATAATCATCGAAGTGGTGTCAGGGACTCACTATGTTGCTAAATAAGTTAAATACTAATTGCGACGAGCAACGTGCAGTGAAAATCAGATCACATATATGACTTTGAGTAAATTCAATACGTTTCAGTTCTATATCATTTTCACAGATTTTATtgcgaaaataatttcactgtTTACATTAGCCTCATCATATTCTTAAGAAGAAATATGTACGTGTTCTAAATTAATgcaaacattaaataataataatacgcacataaaaaatgtcaaacaaTCTAGTTATACAagcagaaatatttcttattttctaatcaGTATTTCCCTAGAGCATAAGATGTTacagttattaattatttgttattatatattactgccaattttattctttttctttatttgtttctaattaGCAACATATAAAAGACTTATCTTTATATCCAAATGGGACAAATAACAATAAGCTCAAGTATTTTGTTCTCGTTACTTCCGCTGGcgagtttaaaaaaataggtCATAAGGAACGATGATTCAGAAGCTTAATAGCAAGAGTGGAAAGATATCCTTCACGTTCCTTTCCGTATTGTTCGCGTGCAACTTATTACAGTAGCTTCCATGACATTTCATGACGTTCAGTGTGTCACAGGAAAAGGGATATTATCCACTTAGTGTGTTCCAAACCACCACTTTACGCTCCATTTGAACATAAAGCTCTTCGTACCGCCCACGGCCTTCCCTATTTAACATCCAGCCCTGCCTTATCCGTCAAAACAatcgtattttttatcatcGACGATTAAGGCTTTAGATTGCTACAGAAAGTTAACATTCTAATTATACTTCCTAGAAGGAAGCAGGAACATTCCAACGATATTTGTTGTTTATTATCATACATAgtatatttaacgttatatctggATAATTTTTGGTacttcttaaaaaattaatttgagtTTCGTTGAAACAGGACAGACGACGTTTGTATGGTTCATCCCAAGGATAATCAATTCTGAACCTTTAAAACAACGAGATGATATACGCTGGCAAAATTTTCATAGATTTCGTGGACAATTTTAAAATCGCAGGTTGCgtatactttaaaaattaatgaattatcttgagtaaattagaaaattgtaataccACCCACTTGTATGACATAAACGACGAGATTGCAAAATGGTATCAGAGGAAGACTGCCAAATCAAGTGAACATACTAGTGCGCATAGGTGAACTCGTTATTCATGataatttaagaagaaaaattatacaggATGTTTCGCAAAATAGATTTAACTTTAGAGTGTTGATTTCAATGTTCGCCCATGTTTCTGTACACTTGCGTTCATAATCACGAATAATGttgtaaattgttatttaccATCCTACCAGTTGCCGATACGAGCTATCAGTTTGAATTGGTTTATCGATATCGGATAAAACGCAGGCATTCTTGCTACATTTTCGAGATCAACTTTCTCGAGAACCAGCCCTTATTTAAGAAAACGTTGTTCTTTGTTACGaatcaatctttttttttataaaaaatcatacCCTGTTTGATAATTCTACGACACTTTCCAAAACACCCCGCGCGTCTCTTGTAACAAAATGCTTCAATTAGATTTCTAGTATTTATTAGTTACCATTGATAGGGCTATGGAGTATTTTGTACGTAGACTTATCGTTACTAGCGATATTTctagtgaaaataaaaaacgtgTAATCACTGAAACACAGTAAAGATCAATCCCAGGTAGCAGCAATCCTTCTACTGACTGTTCgtcaaaaatattgatttcttgATATGACGAGTATAGCAGCAACGGTAGAAAATCTGTGCAACGCAACGTGGAAAACGGGAATTCAAATCGCGGACCGCAAGAAGCGACGAAGCTTTCGCGCGACCGTGGCTAGATCGTTTGGTCCTTGGATTATTCGTTGGGGCGAAATCGTTTTTCCCATTCGTCTCGCCTCGTCTTGTCGACCTTAGTATTCCTCACGCGCAATCACGTATTCATGATTCTATCAGTGGTGTAAGCATCGTCGCCTTAGTTGCGGGCTTGCGCTGCAATCGCGCCGAACGACAGCCAACGCGAACAGTGCTTCAGCAGCTGTCGAGGCCGGATGGTTGGCCTCGTCAACCCCTGATCTGACCgcgttctctctctttcccgcCGCTCGGTCGCGCGTAATCTACGCCAGTGACCGCGAGAAACGTTAATCGTAGAAGGACGTGCCAGGATAATACTGAAACCAACATGAAGCGCTTTCTCATCCTCGTCATTTGCCTATTGGTCATTCTCGGTTTTTATGGTAAGCGTCTACGCGTCGAGTCTGTGCTGTCTTTGGTTCAACGATCGGGGCGGGTTTACGAGACTGCTTCCTATCGATCCTCGTATCCTTCTCTAAAAGACCTACTTTCATCGCCatttccttgtttttcttctgtttttttcTGTTCCTCTTTGTTTTTTGTTGGTTCTTTTTTTACTACGTCATAGTCGTATAATCGTATAAAAGTTCATCTCCTGAATCGCGTCGTTCAGTGTGTGACGTAACTGATAAATGCTCTATGATAACACTTCGTTATGTTAACTTACAttctttaattgaaaaaataattactgtACTTGTTTCGATTTGATTGTACGTGCGATGTGCTAGTATATTatgtgatttttcttttatgttttttatatctttcttggCTATGACCACCTatatacaattgaaaaatataatataaattaattgaaattcgcGACACATTTGCTTTTAATGTATAATTCTTATTCCCTTTTCCTCCATGTTTGCCCTGTTCCTTTTAACTCTCGTCAATAAAGTGATGGTATACCCTATTCAAAAAGTGGATCAACTAGCTTCCTCGTTCGAGGGAAGCGTTTAAATTCGACATCGTTGTTTCAGCTAATTTAACAATAAGGACGAGCGTGTATAATATGTCGTACGTTGTTTGCGGAAGCAATTGAATATCAAATAATCTTCATGAAGTTAAACGATCGAAATTGTATGCTCCAAAAAGTACCTATAATTCCGCGGTTTGATTTAACCAAATGGACTGGTGCGAACGTTAGTGAGATCAATGATGACCAGCTATGCGCAAAGCAGTTTTCACATACACAATACATTCCAAGTcacttgtataaaatttcatgtttatCGCGGAATATGAAACTCAAGAACAGAAAGTGGTTACTTACATCGATGTCAACATTGAAATGATATtcgacatttttataattatcttttcgcTTCTAACATTTCTTAATTTGCAGTCCGTTTAATCTCTTAAGTGATTATGATGTTTATTGCTATGTTATTTATGTTCGTTATTTATGTCCTGTTACGCTCAGAAAAATGAATGATCGTAGAGACAAGATTAAAACGAGAAGACAAACGCGTAAACTTATTGTAGCTATGCCTTTCCAGGCCAGATAGCtgcattgatttttatatcagTAGGGTCGGAAGTACAATGAACCTTTATTCAATGGGAATGTATACCATTTCGAAACGTTTCCTGGTTTTTATAAAACAGACTTCATGAAAGACAGCTAAATTACGATGCTCTATGGTAATCCTAGTGTCCAAACGTTGACCCATATAAACAGACGCGTATACATAACGAcaacaaattattcaattgTGCTGACATAAAACGCATTTGGAAGAAGATAGTACCACGATCCCCCTGGTATGAAAGTTTAAATTATCGCATTATCTTCGTTTCGCAGTGACCTCTCTTATCAACCAtccgataatatttttataacctCGTGTTTCATGTAATTACGAaactgaatataaattatctacACTACCGCAATGCGGATAATACCGAGtcatattaaaacaattgTCATGTAAATTTATCTGTGCTGATGAAGATATTATAAGTTTCATTAATATGGAAGATGTAGTTATAGCGGAATCACAACTATTTATCCAAAtctgtatttttatacgaCGAGAAGTCAACAAAACAACTGCAAAAGATAGAACTTACCCGGAGATTCgttccttttcatttctttcatatatttttgcctACTATCTCTTCGCCTATCGTTCCTTTTTGTGCATCTTTACagcttttaatttctcatatatattatttataactttatttataactttaagAGAATAATCTTTTGTGAGGGAAGAATTTTTAAGCAAATCATTATTATGTTCCAGGCATAAACGCGATGCAATGCTATCTTTGCAATAGTCACAACGACAGTCGATGCGCCGATGAACATCCACCCGATGCCCTCAAAAAAGATTGCTCCGACCTCAAAAACGGCTCGAAATATACCATGTGCCGAAAGATTACGCAAGTAATCGAGTTCAGCGTTAATGGACGTAAGTGACATTCAGATccttggaaaaagaaaatcttttttaaattatagttcttataatatttctgaaatattcttcaatttattttaatatttcatttaatatgaaatatctctaatataaattcctaatcgtctttatttatattcgtttatGTTATCTTATTTCGATACCATTAAGatacgtttcaacgaaaaattGATGAAGGGAACGGCAACTGTAACAGCTACGATACTAACAATACCAATCTTTTAGAGAACCAGTAACTTTAATGGGCTACTATAACTTTAGTGAGCTATTACTATTAACCCAAACTAATACAGTATCCTTATTACGTTGTAGAAAATTGCAATACGTGGTCACGCACTGGCCTGATTAGCACAATACCAGTTATGATACAGTACTGGCTCaagtaatttgatattttgcaCACAACATCGAATACAACTTATTAGTTTCATGATATCGTATCGATTATTAGTAAATAAGATAGACTGAACTATTACTATGTGTTTGAAACAGTTCCACCTGATACCCGAGTCATAAGAGGTTGCGGATGGGACGAGTCAAGTTATAAAGGAAGGTGTTACCAAAGAAGCGGTTTTGGCGGTCGTCAGGAAGTCTGTTCGTGTTTGACAGACTTTTGTAACACGGCAACACCAAACGTTTTACCACCGACGTCTCTGATTCTGTCGTGTGTTATTGGCAGTGTTCTTCTAGCATacattcgtaattaattttgagaaaattaatatactcTCGACCAGTCGACGAAGAGATGCGTCCGAGATCGTTAGTACCTGCAAGCAGCTTCGACTTCGCATTTTAACGGATCGGAAGTAAGCGAAAGTGGAGAGGACGATGTGTTTCAGAGCGAATACTATCTCACACACTTCCCACACTTTCGTCgtcaatgaaagaaaaaagcgtaTAAAACAATCAAAACATCACTTAAAGCGCAAAATGTCTTCTTCTATTTAGAATTTCACGTTGCATCTCGAGAACAAACGCTGGCGATCTCGAAATGTTCGAACGAACGGAAAAATTCTCGAcgaaaatacatttcattcGAGATTCTAAAGACACTGCGGTGGCTTTCTGCCTCCGGCTGTCAATCGATCCAAGATTACAGTAGTTTTAGACGAGATATTCCCGCTGTTCCTGATTATCTGGACGTTTCCAAGTGAAATATACCAAGGAGAAAAATTAACGTAATTACCAATCTCTTACGTGTAATTGCTTTGATAATATCGCTAtagaaataatcgaagaatatATAAGAGCGTGTCTTAGGAAACTAAATAGATATTTCTATCGAGAAAGTATTGCATACACACATCTGCTAACGCGTTCTATAgtgatatacgtatataaatttttaacgagataATTTAGATAATTACATATCTTAGACGAGCTTTCACGAACAGTTCGTGCAGAGATTCAGGAACGGCGTGATCTTTGGTACTTTTTGCGAAATGTCGAACAGCTT
This sequence is a window from Bombus pyrosoma isolate SC7728 linkage group LG10, ASM1482585v1, whole genome shotgun sequence. Protein-coding genes within it:
- the LOC122571368 gene encoding uncharacterized protein LOC122571368 translates to MHVKVNGLHVLLLLFVFQREESKAITCYQCNSKRDPDCTINTADIRYLKPCSSSQAFCRKAVYIYYFMNSHEYIIIRECAKWGSADNECYRGRYPRDSYQFVCECKSTGCNRSTTFSSMTTIVLYVLCQFIVFLVRGPT
- the LOC122572043 gene encoding uncharacterized protein LOC122572043 — encoded protein: MKRFLILVICLLVILGFYGINAMQCYLCNSHNDSRCADEHPPDALKKDCSDLKNGSKYTMCRKITQVIEFSVNGLPPDTRVIRGCGWDESSYKGRCYQRSGFGGRQEVCSCLTDFCNTATPNVLPPTSLILSCVIGSVLLAYIRN